From the genome of Impatiens glandulifera chromosome 9, dImpGla2.1, whole genome shotgun sequence, one region includes:
- the LOC124914726 gene encoding probable inactive shikimate kinase like 1, chloroplastic: protein MESLRAGLHFQFPRPSLCSSAIGSSLSYYSYASTSINSTFPRFHRHLQSSSPYLTPKFFPVFSQPDDTSFTSSGINVVEVDPLLEVKKKAAEISSELKGTTIFLLGMNCDIKTSIGELLADGLRYYYFDSDSLVEQAVGGESSEEGFSESETEVLKQLSSMGRLVVCAGDGAVGSVTNLGLLRYGISIWIDVPLEMIATRDDDEEVLMKLYQEMKSGYATADATVSLQKVASKLGYDDYGLVTKEDMILEAFKEIERLMRSKKLMEAAARPF from the exons ATGGAAAGTCTCAGGGCGGGTCTTCATTTCCAATTTCCCCGACCATCTCTATGTTCTTCTGCTATCGGCTCATCTCTATCTTACTATTCATATGCTTCTACTTCTATCAATTCTACTTTCCCTCGATTTCACAGGCATCTTCAATCTTCATCTCCTTATCTCACCCCTAAATTCTTTCCCGTATTCTCCCAACCAGACGATACTTCATTTACCA GTTCTGGGATAAATGTTGTTGAAGTTGATCCTTTGCTAGAAGTGAAG AAGAAGGCAGCAGAGATATCTTCTGAActcaagggaacaactatctTTCTTCTTG GAATGAATTGTGACATCAAAACTTCAATCGGGGAACTTTTAGCGGATGGACTgcgatattattattttgacag TGATAGTTTAGTGGAGCAAGCAGTTGGTGGTGAATCATCTGAAGAGGGATTTAGCGAATCAGAG ACTGAAGTTCTAAAGCAATTGTCATCCATGGGTCGGCTGGTTGTCTGTGCTGGAGATGGTGCTGTTGGAAGTGTGACAAATCT GGGATTGTTGAGATACGGGATATCAATATGGATCGATGTTCCTTTAGAGATGATAGCAACTagagatgatgatgaagag GTTTTGATGAAACTATATCAAGAGATGAAAAGTGGATATGCTACAGCCGATGCAACAGTTTCTCTCCAGA AGGTGGCTTCTAAGTTGGGTTATGATGATTATGGATTAGTAACCAAAGAAGACATGATTCTCGAG GCTTTCAAGGAGATAGAGAGACTAATGAGATCGAAGAAATTGATGGAAGCAGCTGCGAGGCCATTTTGA